A region from the Aegilops tauschii subsp. strangulata cultivar AL8/78 chromosome 5, Aet v6.0, whole genome shotgun sequence genome encodes:
- the LOC109772043 gene encoding HMG-Y-related protein A — MANDGSPKSGDIPPYPEMILAAIEALGDKNGSSKSAISSYIEEKYEGLPSAHASLLTANLASMKEAGKLAFVKNNYLKADAPSATPAKRGRGRPPKDPNAPPKPKAAPKDPNTPKRGRGRPPKAKDPMADAVKDAVAKATTGMPRGRGRPPGPSSAKKAKVAKEAASPAPADGSAPAKRGRGRPRKVAV; from the coding sequence ATGATTCTCGCGGCGATCGAGGCGCTGGGCGACAAGAACGGCTCGAGCAAGTCCGCCATCTCCAGCTACATCGAGGAGAAGTACGAGGGCCTCCCCTCGGCGCACGCCTCCCTCCTCACGGCCAACCTCGCCAGCATGAAGGAGGCCGGCAAGCTCGCCTTCGTCAAGAACAACTACCTCAAGGCTGACGCTCCCTCCGCCACCCCGGCAAAGCGCGGCCGCGGCCGCCCGCCTAAGGACCCTAACGCGCCGCCCAAGCCGAAGGCGGCGCCCAAGGACCCCAACACGCCCAAGCGCGGCCGGGGCCGCCCGCCCAAGGCTAAGGATCCCATGGCCGACGCCGTCAAGGATGCCGTCGCCAAGGCGACCACCGGCATGCCCCGGGGCCGCGGCCGCCCGCCGGGTCCCTCCtcggccaagaaggccaaggtcgCCAAGGAGGCTGCCTCTCCGGCTCCCGCGGACGGCTCCGCTCCTGCCAAGCGTGGCCGTGGGCGCCCACGCAAGGTGGCGGTGTGA